One genomic segment of Pedobacter endophyticus includes these proteins:
- a CDS encoding HesB/IscA family protein → MSTTVDTSFAPVTFSEGAAKELYKLKDQQEIGDDYGLRVGVEGGGCAGMNYVLGFDQKKEGDQEFFIEGIKVFMNKAHQMYLMGMMIDWQDGLNSRGFTFINPNATSTCGCGTSFSA, encoded by the coding sequence ATGAGTACAACAGTTGATACATCATTTGCACCGGTTACTTTTTCAGAGGGAGCAGCTAAAGAGCTTTATAAATTAAAAGACCAGCAAGAAATTGGCGACGACTACGGTTTACGTGTAGGCGTTGAAGGCGGCGGTTGCGCAGGCATGAACTACGTTTTAGGATTTGATCAGAAAAAAGAGGGCGATCAGGAGTTTTTTATCGAAGGCATTAAGGTTTTCATGAACAAGGCGCATCAAATGTACCTGATGGGCATGATGATCGATTGGCAAGATGGCTTAAACTCGCGTGGTTTTACTTTTATAAACCCGAATGCAACCAGCACTTGCGGTTGCGGAACGAGTTTCTCAGCATAA
- a CDS encoding ABC transporter permease, translating into MNYRENIRLALESIKGNRLRTMLTALIIAIGLMALVGILTTLDAVKKSMTDAFSSMGANSFNIRNRGSGIRIGNGKRPKPFKSIRYEDAIKFKDSLNAPATVAVSVFASGGSTVKYGSLKTNPNINVQGIDENGLASQGLNLSQGRNFGASEVAMGSNVCIVGGEVVERLFKNADPMDKLINVGNNRFKIVGILEKKGSSMGFSGDRAVYVPLLKAKQINANANPSYTITVMVGDNNDQENVIGEATALFRNIRKVKVSEPNNFEITKSDAVAQTLFENLAFVAVGGVAIGIITLIGASIGLMNIMLVSVTERTREIGIRKAIGANPKVIRRQFLIEAVVICLMGGVLGIFLGIVLGNIISLAMGGSFLIPWLFIIGGFVLCVLVGILSGYYPAKKASKLDPVEALRYE; encoded by the coding sequence ATGAACTACAGAGAAAATATTAGACTGGCGCTGGAATCTATCAAAGGTAATCGCTTGCGTACCATGCTTACTGCCTTGATTATCGCAATCGGTTTAATGGCCTTAGTCGGTATTTTGACAACACTTGATGCAGTTAAAAAGAGCATGACAGATGCTTTTAGCAGCATGGGTGCCAATTCATTTAACATTCGGAATCGGGGTTCGGGCATCAGAATTGGTAACGGAAAGCGCCCGAAGCCTTTCAAATCAATCCGTTACGAGGATGCGATTAAATTCAAAGATAGCCTTAATGCTCCTGCAACCGTCGCTGTAAGCGTTTTTGCCAGTGGTGGGTCAACGGTAAAATACGGCAGTTTAAAAACCAACCCCAATATTAACGTTCAGGGCATAGACGAAAACGGACTGGCTTCGCAGGGGCTTAACCTCTCGCAAGGCAGAAACTTCGGTGCTTCCGAAGTGGCCATGGGCAGTAATGTTTGTATTGTAGGTGGCGAGGTTGTTGAGCGACTTTTCAAAAATGCAGATCCGATGGATAAGCTCATCAACGTAGGAAACAACCGTTTTAAAATCGTTGGTATTTTGGAGAAAAAGGGCTCGAGCATGGGCTTTAGTGGCGATAGAGCGGTATATGTTCCCTTATTGAAGGCCAAGCAGATTAATGCCAATGCCAATCCATCTTACACCATTACGGTTATGGTTGGCGATAATAATGATCAAGAGAATGTTATCGGCGAAGCCACTGCACTTTTCAGAAATATCCGCAAGGTAAAGGTTAGCGAACCTAATAATTTCGAAATTACCAAGAGCGACGCTGTTGCACAAACCTTATTCGAAAACCTGGCCTTTGTAGCGGTTGGGGGTGTCGCCATCGGTATAATTACCTTAATCGGTGCCTCTATCGGTTTGATGAATATCATGCTGGTTTCGGTAACAGAGCGAACCCGCGAAATCGGGATCAGAAAAGCCATTGGCGCTAATCCAAAGGTTATTCGTCGCCAGTTTTTAATTGAGGCCGTAGTAATTTGTTTAATGGGAGGTGTTTTAGGAATATTTTTGGGGATTGTACTGGGTAACATCATATCGTTGGCCATGGGTGGATCTTTCCTAATTCCGTGGCTGTTTATAATCGGTGGTTTTGTTTTATGTGTACTGGTGGGTATTCTTTCTGGCTATTATCCGGCAAAAAAGGCTTCGAAATTAGATCCTGTTGAAGCATTAAGGTACGAGTAA
- a CDS encoding tyrosine-protein phosphatase: protein MFGFFKRKKVIPEFNFSTIGTDMHSHIIPGIDDGAQTLTDALILARKFKSLGFQKLIATPHVMADYFRNTPDTINRGLEVLRKGIQEIHLDLEVDAAAEYYLDETLEKKIKEKDVLTFGSNYLLFELSYLTAPQNLVDLISLMQDAGFKPVLAHPERYPYFYNSFESYLQIKETGCLLQMNSIALTGYYGSGAKKVAEEMVEKDLVDFIGSDMHHPKHAAALENSLSTPLMQKLLSNGELNNVLL from the coding sequence ATGTTCGGATTTTTTAAAAGGAAAAAAGTAATTCCCGAATTCAACTTCTCCACTATTGGAACAGATATGCATTCGCATATCATTCCGGGAATCGACGATGGCGCTCAAACCCTTACCGATGCATTAATACTTGCCAGAAAGTTTAAATCCCTCGGCTTCCAAAAACTCATCGCAACCCCGCATGTAATGGCCGATTATTTTCGCAATACTCCCGATACGATAAATCGAGGGTTGGAAGTTTTGCGGAAGGGAATCCAAGAAATACACCTCGATTTAGAGGTAGATGCAGCTGCGGAATATTATTTAGATGAAACGCTGGAAAAAAAGATTAAAGAGAAAGATGTACTTACCTTTGGAAGTAATTATCTGCTGTTCGAACTTTCATACCTAACCGCACCGCAAAATCTTGTCGATCTGATCAGTCTCATGCAAGATGCAGGATTTAAGCCCGTGCTTGCCCACCCCGAGCGGTACCCGTATTTTTATAACTCGTTTGAGAGTTACCTTCAAATTAAAGAAACCGGCTGTTTATTGCAAATGAACTCGATTGCTTTAACGGGTTATTATGGCTCGGGTGCAAAAAAGGTTGCCGAAGAAATGGTGGAAAAAGATCTGGTCGATTTTATTGGCAGCGATATGCATCACCCAAAGCACGCAGCCGCCCTTGAAAATAGTTTAAGCACACCGTTAATGCAGAAGTTGCTTAGTAATGGTGAGCTTAATAATGTTTTGTTGTAA
- the galE gene encoding UDP-glucose 4-epimerase GalE — protein sequence MSKILVTGGTGYIGSHTVVELHNAGYEVVIVDNLSNSNIKILTQLHAITGKWFDFNEIDLQDDQAVQEFAENNTDVTGIIHFAASKAVGESVEKPLKYYKNNFYGLINLLTAFNRKIDFVFSSSCTVYGQPDSLPVTEAAPVKKAESPYGNTKQIAEEILAETAAVTPDLHVIALRYFNPVGAHKTALIGELPNGVPANLVPFITQSAIGKRGPITVYGNDYDTPDGSAIRDYIHVVDLARAHVAAIKRLEESKASSNYEVFNIGTGKGSSVLEIIAAFEKVNGEKLNYNIGPRRAGDIVQIYGDVQKSNQELGWKAELDLDEMMRSAWEWEKYIKANPF from the coding sequence ATGTCAAAGATATTAGTTACCGGAGGAACCGGGTATATAGGTTCTCATACCGTTGTCGAGTTGCACAATGCAGGATATGAAGTTGTTATTGTAGATAACCTTTCTAACTCGAACATTAAAATTTTAACCCAGCTTCACGCCATTACCGGAAAATGGTTCGATTTCAATGAGATCGATCTTCAGGATGATCAGGCCGTTCAGGAGTTTGCCGAAAACAATACGGATGTTACCGGGATCATTCATTTTGCCGCATCCAAAGCAGTTGGAGAGTCTGTAGAAAAACCATTAAAATACTACAAGAACAATTTTTACGGATTGATTAACCTGCTAACCGCATTTAACAGAAAGATTGATTTCGTGTTTTCATCATCGTGTACGGTTTATGGCCAGCCCGATAGCTTACCTGTAACCGAAGCGGCGCCGGTAAAAAAGGCAGAATCTCCGTATGGTAATACCAAGCAAATTGCCGAAGAAATTTTAGCGGAAACTGCTGCGGTAACGCCCGACTTACACGTAATTGCCCTGCGTTATTTCAATCCGGTTGGTGCACACAAAACCGCCCTGATTGGCGAGTTACCAAATGGTGTGCCGGCCAACCTGGTGCCATTTATCACCCAATCTGCCATTGGCAAACGAGGCCCGATAACTGTTTATGGCAACGATTATGATACGCCAGATGGGTCGGCCATTCGCGATTATATTCATGTTGTAGATTTAGCCAGGGCACACGTAGCGGCAATAAAAAGATTGGAAGAAAGCAAGGCCAGTTCAAATTACGAAGTGTTTAACATCGGCACAGGTAAAGGTTCGTCGGTTTTGGAGATTATTGCTGCGTTTGAAAAAGTAAACGGCGAAAAACTGAATTACAATATCGGCCCGAGAAGGGCTGGCGATATCGTTCAGATTTATGGGGATGTACAGAAATCTAACCAGGAGTTGGGATGGAAGGCTGAACTTGATCTAGACGAAATGATGCGCTCGGCCTGGGAATGGGAAAAATACATTAAAGCGAATCCTTTTTAG
- a CDS encoding DUF7935 family protein yields the protein MDIQQISIDVIILFAGIFLAFMAIYYIVKGDIQHFFDLKAVELNKESRSHVLPLRLQAHERLVIFVDRINPANLLVRLHQQGISIGALQGGILTEIRSEYQHNITQQLYIDSVTWNVVRKLKDDTIAMITNAVKGLPEDANGIELSKAILQHMASIEENPYDLTVELIKKDIQRLF from the coding sequence ATGGATATTCAACAAATTTCGATAGATGTAATTATTTTATTCGCAGGAATATTTCTCGCCTTTATGGCAATTTATTATATTGTTAAGGGTGATATTCAGCATTTTTTCGATTTGAAGGCTGTTGAGCTTAATAAAGAAAGCCGATCGCACGTTTTGCCGCTGCGTCTTCAGGCACACGAACGGCTCGTCATTTTCGTCGACCGCATTAACCCGGCCAATTTATTGGTACGATTGCACCAGCAGGGAATAAGTATCGGCGCCTTGCAAGGGGGAATTTTGACCGAGATCCGCTCCGAATATCAACACAACATTACGCAGCAACTTTATATCGACAGCGTAACGTGGAATGTGGTGCGTAAACTAAAAGACGATACCATTGCCATGATTACCAATGCTGTTAAGGGTTTACCTGAAGATGCAAATGGAATAGAATTGAGCAAGGCCATTCTTCAGCACATGGCGAGTATAGAGGAAAATCCTTACGATTTAACGGTTGAGTTGATAAAGAAAGATATTCAAAGGTTGTTTTAA
- a CDS encoding UDP-glucuronic acid decarboxylase family protein: protein MERKRILITGAAGFLGSHLCDRFIKEDYYVIGMDNLITGDLANIEHLFKLENFEFYNHDVSKFVHIPGKLDYILHFASPASPIDYLKIPIQTLKVGSLGTHNLLGLARNKKARMLIASTSEVYGDPNVNPQPEEYWGNVNPVGPRGVYDEAKRFQEAITMAYHTFHGVETRIVRIFNTYGPRMRLNDGRVLPAFIGQALRGEDLTVFGDGSQTRSFCYVDDLIEGIYRLLMSDYAQPVNIGNPDEITIQQFCEEIIKLTGTSQKIVYKDLPQDDPKQRRPDITKAKSMLGWEPKVGRAEGLKITYEYFKSLPTEALKKIEHKDFTTFNR, encoded by the coding sequence ATGGAGCGGAAAAGGATTTTAATAACAGGAGCGGCAGGCTTTTTAGGTTCGCATTTATGCGATCGCTTTATTAAGGAAGATTATTATGTAATTGGAATGGATAATCTCATTACAGGCGATCTGGCCAACATTGAACACCTTTTCAAGCTGGAGAACTTCGAGTTTTATAACCATGATGTTTCCAAATTCGTTCACATTCCCGGCAAATTGGATTATATTTTGCATTTTGCCTCGCCCGCCAGCCCCATTGATTACCTTAAAATTCCCATCCAAACCTTAAAGGTAGGTTCTTTGGGTACCCATAATCTGTTGGGCCTGGCCAGGAACAAAAAGGCACGGATGCTTATTGCTTCAACATCTGAGGTTTATGGCGACCCGAATGTAAACCCACAACCAGAGGAATATTGGGGAAATGTGAATCCTGTCGGGCCTCGTGGCGTGTACGATGAGGCCAAGCGCTTTCAGGAGGCGATTACGATGGCTTACCACACTTTTCATGGTGTGGAAACAAGGATCGTTAGAATCTTTAATACCTATGGACCGAGGATGCGTCTGAACGACGGTCGCGTTTTGCCAGCGTTTATCGGGCAGGCCTTGCGTGGCGAGGATTTGACTGTTTTTGGCGACGGTAGCCAGACACGATCGTTCTGCTATGTTGACGACTTGATCGAAGGAATTTACCGCTTGTTGATGAGCGATTATGCACAGCCCGTAAACATCGGCAACCCCGATGAGATTACCATACAACAGTTTTGCGAAGAGATTATCAAGCTTACCGGAACCTCACAAAAAATCGTTTACAAAGATCTTCCACAGGATGATCCCAAACAACGCCGCCCAGACATTACCAAGGCAAAATCGATGTTGGGGTGGGAGCCAAAGGTTGGCCGTGCTGAGGGATTAAAAATTACCTACGAATATTTTAAATCGTTGCCTACCGAGGCGCTGAAAAAAATTGAACATAAGGATTTCACCACATTTAACCGTTAA